One region of Gossypium raimondii isolate GPD5lz chromosome 6, ASM2569854v1, whole genome shotgun sequence genomic DNA includes:
- the LOC105774855 gene encoding uncharacterized protein LOC105774855, whose translation MQHIPTTVEEQLFFKAVKEECPWENLPKRLQAIFNSKEEWHRRIIEHCIKKRLQWDTCFARKICKENEYYEELMRVLRKSLALFPYYLAEYICRVMRVSPFRYYCDMIFDLMRNEQPYDSIPNFSAADALRLTGIGRNEFIDIMNKCKSKKIMWKLSKSIAKELLPTQPVDFPIEPWWGVSLVNFTVEEFKKLSEDETAMIDKICKEEANAYVLFDPDIIKGLYRRGLVYFDVPVYPDDRIKVCRLEGFISNKEQSYEDPIEELLYAVFVVSSEHATVAELASTLQADLTILQAAASFVCRLGWAEKVIDPASILQENTTLSHGVVLTDEEESSHRSSTSANVSTDGDSAHQGDFWGTENHRSHDARVAFVVDANITSYLMMGSVSPGLKSHAVTLYEAGKLGHTSIANLCKDLSTLEGTKFEGVLQEFANHAYSLRCVLECLLSGGVTADTRAVEVADRARVSTSGCDESSMIADTSLTNVSDQSAAKETEENINDAKNLATSQEDSFLDYSVPETTGDNGSATLAEDGKLSSEFSKSGLIVQNVEKMIHMQGPDQGKGTPRKRKRYRVDILRCESLASLPKATLDRLFLRDYDIIVSMIPLPHSSVLPGPTGPIHFGPPSHSSMTPWMKLVLYSTVASGPLSIVLMKGLCLRMLPAPLAGCEKALIWSWDDSTTGSLGGKFEGNLVKGSILLHCLNSMLKHSAVIVQPFSIYDLDGSGKVVTVDIPLPLKNSDGSVAPVGDKLGLCAGECLKLNDLLTVLAHKIELWTIGYIRLLKLFKERESDNFGPNGKYEWVPLTIEFGMPLFNPKLCNNICERIVSSELLQVDSLTEHHNSMQNMQRKLRDFCAEYQATGPAAKLLYLKELQKDGSKDSEHDINYPSSGKWNPLVDPSSPISGASNEHQRFKLACRQRSRTEVLSFDASILRSFAVTPVYEAGTRSVEDSPAATAPRVDLDETDSGEVILPGLNLIFDGAELNPFDIAACLQARQPISLIAEAASASTSFAIN comes from the exons ATGCAGCACATTCCGACGACGGTCGAGGAACAGTTGTTTTTTAAAGCAGTTAAGGAAGAATGCCCCTGGGAGAATTTGCCCAAACGGCTTCAAGCCATTTTTAATTCTAAAGAAGAATGGCACAGAAG GATTATTGAACATTGTATCAAGAAAAGGCTCCAATGGGACACTTGTTTCGCTCGCAAAATatgcaaagaaaatgaatattatgAAGAGCTGATGCGTGTCTTGCGAAAGAGTCTAGCG TTATTCCCTTACTACCTTGCGGAATATATTTGCCGTGTGATGAGGGTGTCTCCTTTCCGATATTACTGTGATATGATATTCGATCTTATGAGAAATG AGCAACCTTATGACAGTATCCCAAATTTCAGCGCTGCTGATGCCTTGAGACTCACAGGAATTGGGAGAAATGAATTTATCGATATCATGAATAAATGCAAGTCTAAG AAGATCATGTGGAAGCTGAGCAAGTCGATTGCAAAAGAGTTGTTACCTACCCAACCTGTGGACTTTCCAATTGAACCTTGGTGGGGAGTTTCTCTTGTTAACTTTACCGTAGAAGAGTTTAAG AAACTTTCAGAGGATGAAACGGCAATGATAGATAAAATCTGCAAGGAAGAAGCTAATGCATATGTCCTTTTTGATCCTGATATTATAAAAGGTCTGTATCGACGGGGATTGGTCTATTTTGATGTTCCTGTATATCCAGATGACCGTATTAAAG TTTGTAGGCTTGAAGGGTTTATTTCAAACAAGGAGCAGTCTTATGAGGATCCTATTGAGGA GTTGCTATATGCAGTTTTTGTTGTTTCAAGTGAGCATGCTACTGTTGCTGAGCTGGCATCAACCTTACAAGCGGATCTTACTATACTGCAGGCTGCTGCATCTTTCGTTTGCCGCTTGGGATGGGCAGAAAAAGTAATTGACCCGGCATCTATTCTTCAAGAAAACACAACGTTATCTCATGGTGTTGTCCTTACGGATGAAGAAGAGTCCTCTCACCGCAGTTCAACCTCTGCAAATGTGTCCACTGATGGTGACTCTGCTCATCAAGGAGATTTTTGGGGGACAGAAAACCACCGTTCTCATGATGCTCGGGTTGCTTTTGTCGTTGATGCTAATATAACATCTTATCTTATGATGGGCTCCGTTTCACCGG GATTGAAATCTCATGCTGTGACGTTATATGAAGCAGGGAAACTAGGCCATACTAGCATTGCAAATCTTTGCAAAGACCTGAGCACGTTGGAGGGAACAAAATTTGAGGGAGTGTTGCAGGAATTTGCAAATCATGCATACAGTCTCCGCTGTGTCTTGGAGTGTCTACTATCTGGTGGTGTTACCGCTGATACTAGAGCCGTGGAAGTTGCTGACAGAGCGAGAGTGTCAACTTCAGGCTGTGATGAGTCTAGTATGATAGCTGACACATCATTGACCAATGTATCAGACCAATCTGCTGctaaagaaactgaagaaaacatTAATGATGCTAAAAATTTAGCAACGTCCCAGGAAGATTCCTTTTTGGACTACTCTGTACCTGAAACGACTGGTGATAACGGATCTGCTACCCTAGCAGAAGATGGTAAGCTCTCGAGTGAGTTTTCCAAGTCAGGTCTGATTGTCCAGAATGTTGAGAAAATGATACATATGCAAGGACCTGACCAAGGAAAAGGAACTCCAAGGAAGAGAAAGAGATATCGAGTGGATATCCTCCGCTGTGAAAGCTTGGCTTCTCTGCCAAAGGCAACCTTAGATCGGTTATTTCTTCGTGACTATGATATAATTGTGTCTATGATTCCTCTTCCACATTCATCTGTTCTTCCTGGGCCTACAGGTCCTATTCATTTTGGTCCTCCCTCTCACTCATCAATGACACCATGGATGAAATTGGTGCTATATTCAACGGTGGCCAGTGGGCCTTTATCGATTGTACTGATGAAAGGACTATGTCTGCGCATGTTACCTGCACCTTTAGCTGGTTGTGAGAAAGCCCTTATATGGTCTTGGGATGATTCAACGACCGGAAGCTTGGGTGGAAAGTTTGAAGGAAATTTAGTCAAGGGAAGTATACTTTTACACTGTTTGAATTCGATGCTCAAACACTCTGCTGTTATAGTGCAGCCCTTTAGCATATATGATCTTGATGGCTCTGGAAAAGTTGTTACAGTTGACATACCCTTGCCCCTTAAGAACTCTGATGGCTCAGTTGCTCCCGTAGGGGACAAGCTAGGACTATGTGCAGGggaatgtttgaaattgaatgatctATTAACTGTTTTGGCTCACAAGATAGAGTTATGGACAATTGGTTACATTCGCTTACTAAAACTTTTTAAAGAAAGGGAATCGGATAATTTTGGCCCCAATGGGAAGTATGAATGGGTTCCACTGACCATTGAATTTGGGATGCCACTTTTCAACCCAAAATTATGCAATAACATATGTGAAAGGATTGTCTCCTCAGAGTTGCTTCAAGTAGATTCACTTACTGAGCATCATAATTCAATGCAAAACATGCAAAGAAAGTTGCGTGATTTTTGTGCAGAGTATCAAGCAACAGGTCCTGCAGCAAAACTTCTTTACCTAAAGGAGCTGCAAAAGGATGGTTCAAAGGATTCAGAGCATGACATCAACTATCCTAGTAGTGGAAAGTGGAATCCACTGGTAGACCCTTCTTCTCCCATTTCTGGAGCATCTAATGAGCATCAAAGATTCAAACTTGCCTGTCGACAGCGTAGTCGGACTGAAGTTTTGAGCTTCGATGCCAGCATTCTTAG ATCATTTGCCGTAACTCCAGTATATGAAGCTGGCACAAGATCTGTTGAAGATTCCCCCGCAGCAACTGCACCCAGAGTTGATCTTGATGAAACTGACAGCGGTGAAGTTATCCTTCCCGGTCTTAACCTCATTTTTGACGGTGCAGAGTTGAATCCCTTTGATATTGCTGCTTGCCTGCAGGCTCGCCAGCCAATTTCATTAATAGCAGAGGCAGCTTCGGCCTCTACATCTTTTGCAATTAATTAA